A genomic stretch from Salarias fasciatus chromosome 18, fSalaFa1.1, whole genome shotgun sequence includes:
- the LOC115405344 gene encoding uncharacterized protein LOC115405344 — MKVDPDLDSHPPRRRHPHDQPPPLLDGAVGGGPAPESTTTPSPTRSPIGTRSRRQQRYTSPSPHAVSSTVTALMVEVAGADGPILVYRPWSPEEVQLHGKQLPDPVDNGQKFGLEFSAFCQEYRPTGAEIRKILALKLKPCDLAKIRESIPGDEARLKDPDWAHVDNAGFRNAITVLTASINTAFPHRTDLAALRSLKQGPQELVEDFLHRAEEVFNRHSGLQRPPRLGDDAEPWEKLLCATIVDGLLPEMGALVRQLYVGMRHEVRLATLRRHCCHAQDIIRDKVNKQAGRRDADLHKAALTMYSGPPPAGGRGKGRGGRRSGGRVHPDSQYWFAFEFEGKPYTFTRLCQGYCSVLLQYVDDLLTAELVALTEACKLSRGKTVTIYTDSRYAFGVVHDFGVLWKHRNFLTSGGDWILVKDFRRKHWKARRWLGPFQVLLVTHTAVKATMEMFLVLMMLLPVLAVMAPPLHRGHVVEDLAGSQDNLWWRAARAWDAKTVLKGDIVSFPSRAGYGCPTDMVWVSVVSGSGLLQFRRTRDA; from the exons ATGAAGGTGGACCCCGACCTGGACTCGCACCCCCCTCGACGCCGTCATCCTCACGACCAGCCACCACCCCTGCTAGATGGAGCTGTGGGAGGAGGACCTGCCCCGGAATCAACTACGACTCCGAGTCCCACCAGGTCTCCTATCGGCACCCGCAGCCGGCGCCAGCAGCGTTATACATCTCCATCTCCACACGCGGTTTCATCCACTGTGACCGCTCTGATGGTGGAGGTTGCTGGTGCTGACGGTCCAATTCTGGTGTACCGCCCATGGTCTCCAGAGGAAGTTCAGCTGCACGGAAAACAGCTCCCTGATCCGGTTGACAATGGACAGAAATTCGGGCTTGAATTTTCAGCGTTCTGCCAAGAATACAGACCTACCGGAGCGGAGATAAGAAAAATTCTTGCCCTGAAGCTGAAGCCCTGTGACCTGGCCAAGATACGGGAAAGTATACCCGGGGATGAAGCCCGTCTGAAAGATCCGGACTGGGCCCATGTGGACAATGCGGGTTTCCGTAATGCCATCACAGTACTTACCGCATCGATAAATACGGCGTTTCCCCACCGCACCGATCTCGCTGCACTGCGTTCTCTGAAACAGGGGCCTCAGGAGCTGGTTGAGGATTTTCTGCACAGAGCTGAAGAGGTCTTCAATCGCCATTCTGGACTACAGCGTCCTCCTAGGCTGGGAGATGATGCTGAACCCTGGGAGAAGCTCTTGTGTGCCACTATTGTGGACGGACTGTTACCCGAGATGGGGGCCCTCGTACGACAGCTGTATGTGGGCATGAGACACGAAGTCCGCCTCGCAACCCTGAGACGGCATTGCTGCCACGCTCAGGACATCATCAGAGATAAGGTCAACAAGCAGGCCGGGAGACGGGATGCTGATCTTCATAAGGCTGCCTTGACCATGTACTCGGGACCCCCACCAGCGGGGGGTCGGGGTAAAGGACGAGGAGGTCGCAGGAGCGGGGGACGTG TTCACCCGGATTCACAGTACTGGTTTGCATTTGAATTCGAGGGGAAACCGTACACCTTCACACGGCTGTGTCAAGGTTATT GTTCGGTCCTTCTGCAGTATGTGGATGATCTCCTG ACTGCGGAGCTAGTGGCCCTCACTGAGGCCTGTAAGCTCTCCAGGGGGAAAACTGTCACCATTTACACGGACTCTCGCTACGCCTTTGGCGTGGTGCACGACTTTGGTGTCCTGTGGAAGCACAGGAATTTTCTGACGTCTGGTG GGGACTGGATCCTGGTGAAGGACTTCCGCAGGAAGCACTGGAAAGCCAGACGGTGGCTCGGTCCGTTCCAAGTCCTGCTGGTGACTCACACTGCCGTGAAG GCAACGATGGAGATGTTCCTGGTCCTGATGATGCTGCTGCCAGTGCTAGCAGTGATGGCTCCTCCGCTCCACCGTGGGCACGTGGTGGAGGACCTCGCCGGGTCCCAGGACaacctgtggtggagagctgcccgcGCG TGGGATGCTAAAACTGTTCTGAAAGGGGACATCGTATCCTTCCCCAGCAGGGCGGGCTATGGGTGTCCCACGGACATGGTGTGG GTGTCCGTCGTCTCCGGAAGCGGGCTGTTGCAGTTCCGGAGGACAAGAGACGCATAG